Proteins found in one Triticum urartu cultivar G1812 chromosome 4, Tu2.1, whole genome shotgun sequence genomic segment:
- the LOC125550946 gene encoding serine/threonine-protein kinase-like protein CCR4, translated as MRPPRLFLALLVVPLLLLLLRPGAASTLSTFAMAKAEETTIVCGLLPSAASPALLDLNCTAAGGDHQRQETYPSTHPFSALAGGEDFLCAVGPSSARADAVDMRWWDLSRHAGRSKRVYLGPPLRALASSGYRVCGVLSSGELHCWRWRGLAIPTGLRFVAVAVGKGFVCGIVAGPPTATPIRCFGNKTEDIEAVTAAPRGGSYDVVVACGRHACALSTGGGLSCWGSGAPSLDGENATAGYAALALGESGVCGLRTNGTIRCFGDGVAAPPEPLAGLQYIDVQAQGCAFCGVLMANYSLVCWGGHEFNATNRLVFDRILPGPCVPMSSCQCGVLPGSANLCAAGRCICVDCAFELNVAVPKAANPGKAGSGRRRKIIIWAAVAAAALLVLVVALQFALLLWCRRRRRRNNSQDELAAMQSLMPPRLGSSRSKGPGSVVEHFTLDTLRAATEGFDDSRRIGSGSFGSVYRGTLPDGREVAIKRAEDHAKSSSSAARPARRRDRETAFNSELIALARANHKNIVCLLGCCAESGERVLVYEFMMNGTLHDQLHDRSPMAAPVLSWRGRLTIALGAARGIEYMHVYAVPPIIHRDIKSANILMDDSWTAKIADFGLSSVLDPAGDCEDNPQQQEQPQQQRTIYTGGTVGYMDPEYYRLQHLTDKSDVYSFGVVLLELMSGCRVVQRYAESVTPKNVVDFTVPHILADDVARVLDPRLPTPTPHEAEALAYVGYLAADCVGPVGCERPSMTEVVDALERALAACSTAPVSRSGTARRVLSRSGTDQFDLTDTD; from the coding sequence ATGCGGCCGCCTCGGCTCTTCCTCGCCTTGCTCGTGgtgccgctgctgctgctgctgctgcggccGGGCGCGGCGTCCACGCTCTCCACGTTCGCCATGGCCAAGGCCGAGGAGACGACCATAGTGTGCGGGCTGCTGCCGTCCGCGGCGTCGCCGGCGCTGCTTGACCTCAACTGCAcggcggccggcggcgaccaCCAGCGCCAGGAGACGTACCCCTCCACGCACCCCTTCTCCGCGCTGGCCGGCGGGGAGGACTTCCTCTGCGCCGTCGGCCCCTCCTCCGCGCGCGCCGACGCCGTCGACATGCGCTGGTGGGACCTGTCCAGGCACGCCGGCAGGTCCAAGCGGGTCTACCTCGGCCCGCCGCTCCGGGCGCTCGCCTCCAGCGGCTACCGCGTCTGCGGGGTGCTCTCCAGCGGCGAGCTCCATTGCTGGCGCTGGCGCGGGCTGGCCATCCCCACCGGGCTCCGcttcgtcgccgtcgccgtcgggAAGGGCTTCGTGTGCGGCATCGTCGCGGGCCCGCCCACAGCCACGCCTATCAGGTGCTTCGGGAACAAGACGGAGGATATCGAGGCCGTCACCGCCGCGCCGCGGGGCGGGAGCTACGACGTGGTGGTCGCGTGCGGCCGGCACGCGTGCGCGCTCTCCACGGGCGGTGGGCTCTCGTGCTGGGGCAGCGGCGCGCCGTCGTTGGACGGTGAGAACGCCACCGCCGGATACGCTGCGCTCGCGCTGGGGGAGAGCGGCGTCTGCGGGCTGCGGACCAACGGCACCATCCGCTGCTTCGGCGACGGCGTCGCtgcgccgccggagcccctcgccggtcTGCAGTACATCGACGTCCAGGCGCAGGGCTGCGCGTTCTGCGGCGTCCTCATGGCGAACTACTCCCTGGTGTGCTGGGGCGGCCACGAGTTCAACGCCACCAACCGCCTCGTCTTCGACCGCATCCTGCCGGGCCCGTGCGTGCCCATGTCCTCGTGCCAATGCGGCGTCCTGCCGGGCTCGGCCAACCTCTGCGCCGCCGGCCGGTGCATCTGCGTGGACTGCGCTTTCGAGCTCAACGTCGCCGTCCCCAAGGCAGCGAACCCTGGAAAGGCCGGCAGCGGCAGGAGGAGAAAGATCATTATTTGGGCTGCCGTCGCGGCGGCTGCGTTGCTTGTGCTCGTGGTGGCATTGCAGTTCGCGCTGCTCCTATggtgccgccgccgtcgtcgccgcAACAACAGCCAGGATGAGCTTGCCGCGATGCAGTCCCTGATGCCGCCACGGCTTGGGTCCAGCAGGAGCAAGGGGCCCGGCAGCGTGGTGGAGCATTTCACGCTGGACACCCTACGCGCGGCGACGGAGGGGTTCGACGACAGCCGCCGGATCGGGTCCGGGAGCTTCGGGTCGGTGTACCGCGGCACGCTCCCGGACGGGCGGGAGGTGGCGATCAAACGGGCCGAGGATCACGCCAAGTCGTCGAGCTCGGCGGCGcggccggcgcggcggcgcgaCCGCGAGACAGCCTTCAACTCGGAGCTGATTGCTCTGGCGCGCGCCAACCACAAGAACATCGTGTGCCTGCTGGGGTGCTGCGCCGAGTCCGGCGAGCGCGTGCTGGTGTACGAGTTCATGATGAACGGCACCCTCCACGACCAGCTCCACGACCGCAGCCCCATGGCGGCGCCGGTGCTGTCGTGGCGCGGCCGGCTGACCATCGCGCTGGGCGCCGCGCGCGGCATCGAGTACATGCACGTCTACGCCGTGCCGCCCATCATCCACCGCGACATCAAGTCCGCCAACATCCTCATGGACGACTCGTGGacggccaagatcgccgacttcgGGCTGTCCTCCGTCCTGGACCCCGCCGGCGACTGCGAGGACAACccgcagcagcaggagcagccgCAGCAGCAGCGGACGATCTACACCGGCGGCACGGTGGGGTACATGGACCCGGAGTACTACCGGCTGCAGCACCTGACGGACAAGAGCGACGTGTACAGCTTCGGCGTGGTGCTCCTGGAGCTCATGTCCGGCTGCCGCGTCGTGCAGCGGTACGCCGAGAGCGTGACGCCCAAGAACGTGGTGGACTTCACGGTGCCGCACATCCTCGCCGACGACGTGGCGCGCGTGCTCGACCCGCGCCTCCCCACGCCGACGCCGCACGAGGCCGAGGCGCTGGCCTACGTCGGCTACCTCGCCGCCGACTGCGTGGGCCCCGTCGGCTGCGAGCGCCCGTCCATGACCGAGGTGGTGGACGCCCTGGAGCGCGCGCTCGCGGCCTGCTCGACGGCGCCGGTCTCCCGCTCCGGGACCGCCCGCCGCGTGCTGTCCCGCTCCGGCACGGACCAGTTTGACCTCACTGACACCGACTAG